A genomic segment from Telopea speciosissima isolate NSW1024214 ecotype Mountain lineage unplaced genomic scaffold, Tspe_v1 Tspe_v1.0672, whole genome shotgun sequence encodes:
- the LOC122648268 gene encoding putative wall-associated receptor kinase-like 11: MRFFKQNGGMLLQQQIASYKGVQDIAKIFTIKELKRATQNFHKSQILGQGGFGTVYKGILSGGKVVAVKKSKIMDKAQIIQFINEVDILSQVNHRHVVKLLGCCLETEVPLLVYEFVSNGTLYQHIHSENKAAILSWENRLRISAESADALAYLHSSHSIPIFHRDVKSSNILLDDKYNAKVSDFGASRLVPLDQTQKTTLIQGTHGYIDPECLPTGQLTDKSDVYSFGVVLAELLTGKNPVFIDESGERKALAWYFVSSMKDGNLFRILADGIVDNDGNRQQLLVVAEIARNCLEDRREDRPTMKEVARDLDTLKMMYQEPSSQQIQEETDFSLGGLSASSMDRTHEIDSW; encoded by the coding sequence ATGAGATTCTTTAAACAAAATGGAGGTATGTTATTACAGCAACAGATAGCTTCGTATAAAGGGGTCCAAGATATTGCCAAGATTTTTACCATAAAAGAGCTAAAGAGGGCAACCCAGAACTTCCATAAGAGTCAAATACTCGGACAAGGAGGGTTTGGTACAGTTTATAAGGGAATCCTATCCGGTGGGAAAGTTGTTGCCGTTAAGAAATCCAAAATTATGGACAAAGCCCAGATTATACAGTTTATAAATGAGGTTGATATCCTCTCTCAAGTCAATCACAGGCACGTGGTGAAGCTCTTGGGTTGTTGCCTAGAGACAGAGGTACCTTTGTTAGTTTATGAATTCGTCTCCAATGGAACCCTCTACCAACATATCCATAGCGAGAATAAAGCAGCTATTCTTTCATGGGAAAATCGTTTAAGAATTTCTGCAGAATCAGCCGATGCCCTGGCCTATTTGCACTCTTCTCATTCAATTCCTATCTTTCATAGGGATGTCAAGTCTTCGAATATACTACTGGATGATAAATACAATGCTAAAGTATCTGATTTTGGAGCTTCAAGATTGGTTCCTCTAGATCAAACTCAAAAGACAACATTAATTCAAGGGACTCATGGGTACATAGACCCGGAATGTCTTCCTACAGGGCAACTAACTGATAAAAGCGATGTTTATAGTTTTGGAGTTGTTCTAGCGGAGCTTTTGACTGGgaaaaatccagtttttataGATGAATCTGGGGAACGGAAAGCCCTTGCATGGTACTTTGTATCTTCAATGAAAGATGGGAATCTTTTTCGGATTCTTGCTGACGGAATAGTGGACAACGATGGGAACAGACAACAATTATTGGTAGTTGCTGAGATTGCAAGAAACTGCCTAGAGGATAGAAGGGAAGATAGGCCTACAATGAAGGAAGTTGCAAGGGATCTTGATACTTTGAAAATGATGTATCAGGAACCATCATCACAACAAATTCAGGAGGAGACTGATTTTTCTCTAGGTGGACTATCGGCGAGCTCTATGGATCGAACTCATGAAATAGATAGCTggtaa